The following are encoded together in the Oreochromis aureus strain Israel breed Guangdong linkage group 18, ZZ_aureus, whole genome shotgun sequence genome:
- the LOC116313454 gene encoding neurturin-like isoform X1, which yields MSDVAHFASLSLSPQSFNAPPRSKMKLWKGATFAFMLCAAALSTILIRNMATIRQFKLNTKYPSSPSSRPSSLLKSASKTSPPSSSSPSSESRPVPQQMGDLHRRKRSTDDMKSFLSEFTMMLQSFTEGELQHVVGTLLERKRRKSRRLAETQGRRTKRARKRKLCSVRELEVKVNELGLKYKSEETVLLRYCSGKCDKHRENYDMVMKHMMTVGFREKGRKDKVSIQPCCRPTAFEHFTVLDTTVNPSRYLNIHNVSAKNCGCV from the exons ATGTCTGATGTTGCACACTTTGCTTCTCTCTCGCTGTCTCCGCAGAGTTTCAATGCTCCTCCACGTTCTAAGATGAAGTTATGGAAAGGTGCTACTTTTGCCTTCATGCTCTGTGCTGCAGCCCTGTCCACCATCCTCATTAGAAACATGGCCACCATCAGACAGTTCAAGCTTAACACAAAATATCCATCTTCACCCTCGTCGAGACCGTCTTCATTATTAAAATCAGCATCCAAGACCTCGccgccatcatcatcatcgcccTCTTCAGAATCAAGGCCAGTGCCCCAACAGATGGGTGATCTGCATCGGAGGAAACGCTCAACAGACGACATGAAATCTTTCCTCTCAGAGT ttACCATGATGCTGCAGAGCTTCACCGAGGGCGAGCTTCAGCACGTGGTCGGAACCTTGCTAGAAAGGAAGCGAAGGAAGAGCCGGCGGCTTGCTGAGACCCAGGGCCGCAGGACTAAAAGGGCCCGAAAGCGCAAGCTGTGCTCCGTCAGGGAGCTCGAAGTGAAAGTGAATGAACTGGGTCTCAAATATAAGAGCGAAGAGACGGTGCTGCTGCGCTACTGCAGTGGCAAATGCGATAAACACCGGGAAAACTATGACATGGTCATGAAGCACATGATGACAGTGGGCTTCAGAGAGAAGGGCCGCAAGGACAAAGTTAGCATTCAGCCCTGCTGCCGACCGACTGCATTTGAGCACTTTACCGTCCTGGACACAACAGTAAACCCCAGCCGCTATCTGAACATACACAACGTATCTGCAAAGAACTGCGGATGTGTATGA
- the LOC116313454 gene encoding neurturin-like isoform X2: MKLWKGATFAFMLCAAALSTILIRNMATIRQFKLNTKYPSSPSSRPSSLLKSASKTSPPSSSSPSSESRPVPQQMGDLHRRKRSTDDMKSFLSEFTMMLQSFTEGELQHVVGTLLERKRRKSRRLAETQGRRTKRARKRKLCSVRELEVKVNELGLKYKSEETVLLRYCSGKCDKHRENYDMVMKHMMTVGFREKGRKDKVSIQPCCRPTAFEHFTVLDTTVNPSRYLNIHNVSAKNCGCV, from the exons ATGAAGTTATGGAAAGGTGCTACTTTTGCCTTCATGCTCTGTGCTGCAGCCCTGTCCACCATCCTCATTAGAAACATGGCCACCATCAGACAGTTCAAGCTTAACACAAAATATCCATCTTCACCCTCGTCGAGACCGTCTTCATTATTAAAATCAGCATCCAAGACCTCGccgccatcatcatcatcgcccTCTTCAGAATCAAGGCCAGTGCCCCAACAGATGGGTGATCTGCATCGGAGGAAACGCTCAACAGACGACATGAAATCTTTCCTCTCAGAGT ttACCATGATGCTGCAGAGCTTCACCGAGGGCGAGCTTCAGCACGTGGTCGGAACCTTGCTAGAAAGGAAGCGAAGGAAGAGCCGGCGGCTTGCTGAGACCCAGGGCCGCAGGACTAAAAGGGCCCGAAAGCGCAAGCTGTGCTCCGTCAGGGAGCTCGAAGTGAAAGTGAATGAACTGGGTCTCAAATATAAGAGCGAAGAGACGGTGCTGCTGCGCTACTGCAGTGGCAAATGCGATAAACACCGGGAAAACTATGACATGGTCATGAAGCACATGATGACAGTGGGCTTCAGAGAGAAGGGCCGCAAGGACAAAGTTAGCATTCAGCCCTGCTGCCGACCGACTGCATTTGAGCACTTTACCGTCCTGGACACAACAGTAAACCCCAGCCGCTATCTGAACATACACAACGTATCTGCAAAGAACTGCGGATGTGTATGA